The proteins below are encoded in one region of Citrobacter enshiensis:
- the kbaY gene encoding tagatose-bisphosphate aldolase subunit KbaY, with product MGIISTKYLLQDAQLNEYAVPAFNIHNAETIQAILEVCKEMHSPVILAGTPGTYKHIAFEEIYALCEAYSERYKMPLALHLDHHESLDDIRSKINAGVRSAMIDGSHLPFEENVQIVKSVVDFCHRYDCSVEAELGRLGGVEDDINVDMESTFMTDPQEARRFVQLTGIDSLAVAIGTAHGLYTHRPKIDFERLAEIRKVVAIPLVLHGASDVPDEYIQRAIKSGICKVNVATELKIAFSGALKKWFNENPDGNDPRSYMRIGMEAMKEVVRKKINVCGSAGKIAI from the coding sequence ATGGGCATCATTTCGACTAAATACTTGCTGCAGGATGCACAATTAAATGAATATGCCGTCCCTGCATTTAATATCCATAACGCTGAAACTATCCAGGCGATCCTTGAGGTATGCAAAGAAATGCATTCTCCTGTTATTCTCGCCGGGACACCAGGTACGTATAAACACATCGCTTTTGAGGAAATCTACGCTTTGTGTGAGGCTTATTCCGAACGTTACAAAATGCCTCTGGCGTTGCATCTTGATCATCATGAATCACTGGATGATATTCGCAGCAAGATTAATGCCGGTGTACGCAGTGCAATGATCGATGGAAGCCATTTACCTTTTGAAGAAAACGTGCAAATCGTAAAATCAGTGGTTGATTTCTGTCATCGCTACGACTGTAGCGTAGAAGCAGAACTCGGCCGCCTGGGTGGAGTAGAAGATGACATAAATGTAGATATGGAGAGTACATTTATGACAGATCCGCAGGAAGCTCGTCGTTTTGTTCAGTTGACTGGCATAGACAGCCTGGCTGTCGCTATCGGCACTGCCCATGGACTCTATACGCACAGACCGAAAATTGATTTTGAGAGACTGGCGGAGATCCGTAAAGTTGTGGCGATTCCCCTGGTGCTGCATGGAGCCAGTGATGTACCAGACGAGTATATTCAACGTGCTATCAAGTCAGGAATTTGTAAGGTTAATGTTGCCACAGAACTGAAAATTGCTTTTTCTGGAGCACTCAAAAAATGGTTTAACGAGAATCCAGATGGAAATGATCCTCGTAGTTATATGCGTATCGGTATGGAAGCAATGAAAGAAGTCGTACGCAAAAAAATCAATGTTTGCGGCTCTGCCGGGAAAATTGCAATTTAA
- a CDS encoding SIS domain-containing protein — translation MNDDFSECITGTQTWTAQEIRQQPESWLKSLKNIDRQREDLDKFLSSVFSNRGLKIILTGAGTSAFIGDIISPWLSCQTGKNFVSVPTTDLVTNPADYLHEEQPTLLVSFARSGNSPESVAAVNLASQQVKNCHHLVITCNEAGALYQNATASDKAYALLMPAETHDRGFAMTSSITTMMASCLAVFSPDVINGTSFHDVAERCEKIIAACGDFTDAVFGDMSFKRIVYLGCGGLQGVARESALKVLELTAGKLAAFYDSPTGFRHGPKSLVDNNTLVVMFISSDPYTRLYDLDLLTELRRDKQALRVIAISASPDPEVIAGPHILLPPSRDFLDIEQAFCFLIYAQIFALSESLKAGITPDTPSASGTVNRVVKGVIIHPWIKAEA, via the coding sequence ATGAACGACGACTTTTCTGAGTGTATAACCGGAACACAAACCTGGACCGCACAGGAGATCCGCCAGCAGCCTGAAAGTTGGCTTAAATCACTAAAAAACATTGATCGTCAGCGCGAAGATCTGGATAAATTCCTGTCGTCGGTTTTTTCCAACCGAGGGCTAAAGATCATTCTGACTGGAGCCGGAACCTCCGCATTTATCGGCGATATTATCAGCCCCTGGCTTTCGTGCCAGACAGGTAAAAATTTTGTATCTGTTCCTACAACCGATCTGGTGACGAACCCAGCAGATTATCTGCATGAAGAACAGCCCACGCTCCTGGTCTCATTTGCGCGTTCCGGCAACAGTCCAGAGAGCGTTGCAGCAGTCAACCTCGCCAGTCAACAAGTGAAAAATTGCCATCATCTGGTCATCACCTGCAATGAAGCAGGCGCGTTATACCAAAACGCGACGGCAAGCGACAAAGCATACGCACTGTTAATGCCTGCTGAAACGCATGATCGCGGATTTGCAATGACCAGCAGCATCACGACCATGATGGCTAGCTGTCTGGCTGTATTTTCTCCGGATGTCATCAACGGCACATCATTCCACGATGTCGCAGAACGTTGCGAAAAAATCATCGCTGCATGTGGGGACTTCACAGACGCCGTTTTTGGAGATATGTCCTTTAAACGCATTGTTTACCTCGGCTGCGGCGGATTGCAGGGCGTTGCCCGCGAGTCAGCCCTAAAAGTACTGGAATTAACCGCAGGAAAACTCGCTGCGTTTTACGATTCACCTACAGGCTTCCGGCATGGTCCTAAATCACTGGTAGATAACAATACTCTGGTCGTGATGTTCATCTCCAGTGATCCCTATACACGTTTGTACGATCTCGACTTACTCACCGAATTGCGTCGTGACAAACAGGCGCTACGCGTGATCGCCATCTCTGCATCTCCAGATCCTGAAGTCATCGCCGGTCCGCATATTTTATTGCCACCCTCCCGTGACTTTCTCGATATAGAACAGGCTTTCTGTTTTCTGATCTATGCACAGATCTTTGCGCTTAGCGAATCACTTAAAGCAGGAATCACACCCGATACTCCATCTGCAAGTGGTACGGTAAACCGAGTCGTAAAAGGTGTCATCATTCATCCCTGGATTAAAGCAGAGGCATAA
- the nagA gene encoding N-acetylglucosamine-6-phosphate deacetylase, which translates to MAMLLRARRLLTEEGWLDDHQLRIEDGVITAIEPIPTGISQRDAELLCPSYIDTHVHGGNGIDVMDDDPDALHKLSIYKAQEGVGAWLPTTVTAPLDAIHRSLQRIALRCETGGPGAEVLGSYLEGPYFTPQNKGAHPAELFRELNLGELDELVAISRQTLRIVALAPEKPGALDAIRYLKARGIRVMLGHSAANYAQTIDAFDEGADGLVHCFNGMTGLHHREPGMVGAGLLDKRSWLELITDGHHVHPAMMQLCCNTAADRILLITDAMRAAGMPDGKYEICGHNVEMHGGVVRTASGGLAGSTLSLDAAVRNMVKFAQIPDAQAIHMASLHPAKMLGMESQRGSLAVGKRASMNDLNGQLQLQQIWVNGQPITL; encoded by the coding sequence ATGGCCATGCTACTGCGCGCAAGACGCCTGCTCACTGAAGAGGGCTGGCTCGATGACCACCAACTGCGTATTGAAGACGGCGTTATCACCGCCATTGAACCTATTCCTACGGGAATCAGTCAGCGCGATGCGGAATTACTCTGCCCTTCGTACATTGATACTCATGTTCATGGCGGCAACGGCATAGATGTTATGGATGACGACCCGGATGCGCTGCACAAGCTGTCGATCTATAAAGCGCAAGAAGGTGTTGGAGCCTGGTTGCCTACGACCGTTACCGCGCCGCTCGATGCTATCCACCGTTCACTGCAACGTATTGCGCTTCGCTGCGAAACTGGTGGGCCAGGAGCAGAAGTTCTGGGCAGCTATCTGGAAGGCCCGTATTTCACTCCTCAGAATAAAGGAGCACATCCGGCAGAACTTTTTCGCGAGCTTAACCTGGGCGAGCTGGATGAGTTAGTCGCAATATCGCGTCAAACACTACGAATTGTGGCACTGGCCCCAGAAAAACCCGGGGCACTGGACGCTATCCGATATCTGAAAGCGCGAGGCATACGGGTCATGTTAGGCCATAGCGCAGCGAATTATGCACAGACAATCGATGCTTTTGACGAAGGTGCTGACGGCCTGGTGCATTGCTTCAATGGCATGACGGGTTTGCACCACAGAGAACCAGGCATGGTAGGTGCGGGGCTGCTTGATAAACGCTCCTGGCTAGAGCTGATTACTGACGGACACCATGTCCATCCGGCAATGATGCAGCTGTGCTGCAATACCGCGGCAGACAGAATATTACTGATTACCGATGCCATGCGCGCAGCAGGTATGCCTGACGGTAAATATGAAATCTGCGGACACAATGTCGAAATGCATGGCGGTGTCGTGCGCACGGCATCCGGTGGGTTGGCAGGAAGTACCCTGTCGCTGGATGCTGCAGTGCGCAACATGGTGAAATTTGCGCAAATCCCCGATGCACAGGCGATTCATATGGCTTCGCTGCACCCAGCAAAGATGTTGGGTATGGAAAGTCAACGGGGTTCTCTGGCTGTTGGCAAACGCGCCAGCATGAATGACCTGAATGGTCAGTTGCAGTTGCAACAAATCTGGGTTAACGGCCAGCCAATTACTCTGTAG
- the kbaZ gene encoding tagatose-bisphosphate aldolase subunit KbaZ gives MKHLTEMVEQHKRGKTNGIYAVCSAHPLVLEAAIRYAHQHLTPLLVEATSNQVDQFGGYTGMTPADFRGFICRLADSLGFPQSQLILGGDHLGPNRWQNLPADQAMDNADVLIKSYVAAGFKKIHLDCSMSCANDPVPLTDEIVAERAARLARIAEETCREHFGEADLVYVIGTEVPVPGGAHETLTELEVTTPDAARATLEAHRHAFEKQGLNSIWPRIIGLVVQPGVEFDHTHVIDYQSQKAEALSAMVEAYDTLIFEAHSTDYQTPQSLRQLVKDHFAILKVGPALTFALREALFSLAAIEEELLPAKAGSGLRQVLESVMIDRPEYWQSHYHGDGNARRFARGYSYSDRIRYYWPDQHIDDAFARLVRNLADEPIPLPLISQYLPLQYVKVREGALKAAPRDLIIDHIQDILRQYHAACQE, from the coding sequence GTGAAACATCTGACAGAAATGGTGGAACAGCATAAACGGGGAAAAACAAACGGGATTTATGCCGTTTGTTCCGCACATCCACTGGTGCTTGAAGCCGCAATACGCTATGCCCACCAACACCTGACGCCGTTGTTGGTAGAGGCTACGTCGAACCAGGTTGATCAGTTCGGTGGCTACACCGGGATGACGCCCGCCGATTTTCGCGGTTTTATTTGCCGGCTTGCCGACTCACTTGGCTTCCCACAGTCGCAGCTCATCCTGGGAGGCGATCATCTCGGCCCTAATCGCTGGCAAAACCTCCCCGCCGATCAGGCCATGGATAATGCAGATGTGCTGATCAAAAGCTATGTTGCCGCAGGATTCAAAAAGATCCACCTTGATTGCAGTATGTCATGTGCCAACGATCCTGTTCCGTTGACTGACGAGATTGTCGCGGAGCGCGCCGCACGCCTCGCCAGGATCGCGGAAGAAACCTGCCGCGAACATTTTGGCGAAGCCGATCTGGTTTATGTCATCGGTACTGAAGTCCCCGTCCCCGGCGGCGCTCATGAGACACTCACTGAACTTGAAGTCACGACACCAGATGCGGCACGCGCAACACTGGAAGCCCATCGCCACGCATTTGAAAAACAAGGGTTAAATTCCATCTGGCCCCGCATCATTGGGCTGGTGGTACAACCCGGCGTCGAGTTCGATCACACGCATGTTATTGACTACCAGTCGCAAAAAGCAGAAGCACTCAGCGCGATGGTAGAAGCGTATGACACGCTGATCTTTGAAGCGCATTCAACGGACTATCAAACACCTCAGTCGCTGCGCCAGTTGGTGAAAGATCATTTTGCGATCCTGAAAGTAGGACCGGCTCTCACCTTCGCTTTGCGCGAGGCTCTCTTCTCGCTGGCGGCCATTGAAGAAGAATTACTCCCTGCAAAAGCAGGCTCCGGACTACGTCAGGTCCTTGAGAGCGTGATGATTGACCGCCCTGAGTACTGGCAAAGCCACTACCACGGCGATGGCAATGCGCGTCGGTTTGCTCGCGGCTACAGCTATTCCGACCGCATCCGCTATTACTGGCCGGATCAACACATTGATGACGCTTTTGCCCGTCTGGTGCGCAACCTGGCTGACGAACCAATTCCACTGCCGCTCATTAGCCAATATTTACCGCTGCAGTACGTCAAAGTCCGCGAGGGGGCTCTCAAGGCTGCTCCACGAGACCTCATCATCGACCATATCCAGGACATCCTGCGACAGTACCATGCAGCCTGTCAGGAATAG
- a CDS encoding DeoR family transcriptional regulator: MSNTDASADKRVTGTSERREQIIQRLRQQGSVQVNDLSALFGVSTVTIRNDLAFLEKQGIAVRAYGGALICDSNMPAAEPSVEDKSSLNTAVKRSIARAAAELIKPGHRVILDSGTTTCEIARMLRQHTDVIAMTNGMNVANALLEADGVELLMTGGHLRRQSLSFYGDQAEQSLQNYHFDMLFLGVDAIDLDRGVSTHNEDEARLNRRMSEVAERIIVVTDSSKFNRSSLHKIIDMQRIDMIIVDEGIPVECLEALRKMGIDVILVEN; the protein is encoded by the coding sequence ATGAGTAATACCGACGCTTCTGCAGATAAGCGGGTAACGGGTACCAGCGAAAGGCGTGAGCAGATTATTCAGCGGTTGCGGCAGCAGGGAAGTGTGCAGGTAAACGATCTTTCAGCATTGTTCGGGGTTTCCACGGTCACAATCCGCAACGATCTGGCGTTTCTGGAAAAACAGGGAATTGCCGTTCGAGCTTACGGCGGCGCGCTGATTTGCGATAGTAATATGCCTGCCGCGGAACCTTCTGTTGAAGATAAAAGTTCGCTTAATACGGCGGTGAAACGCAGTATTGCCAGAGCGGCCGCGGAACTGATCAAACCCGGGCATCGCGTGATCCTTGACTCCGGTACTACCACCTGTGAAATTGCCCGCATGCTACGCCAGCATACCGATGTGATAGCGATGACCAACGGTATGAACGTTGCCAATGCGTTACTCGAAGCAGATGGGGTTGAACTGCTGATGACGGGCGGGCATTTGCGTCGTCAGTCGCTGTCGTTTTACGGCGATCAGGCGGAACAGTCGTTGCAAAATTACCACTTTGATATGCTGTTTCTCGGCGTCGATGCGATCGATTTAGATCGCGGTGTCAGCACGCACAACGAAGATGAGGCCAGACTTAATCGCCGAATGAGTGAAGTGGCGGAACGGATTATCGTCGTCACAGACTCCAGCAAATTTAACCGTTCCAGCCTGCACAAAATTATTGATATGCAGCGTATTGATATGATTATTGTTGATGAAGGTATTCCCGTTGAGTGTCTGGAAGCATTACGGAAGATGGGTATTGATGTGATTCTGGTTGAGAATTAA
- a CDS encoding 6-phosphogluconolactonase has protein sequence MQLVKLTTQEDVAAHVAQQIADTIARKEDASFILASGGTPTKAFDMVPSMLSSPASKAKIIKLDEWVGLSNSDKDSCEHYLTEHVVKPWGIQPENYIAFDGGELPETEVERIQEVMDSMKNPDLCIIGLGMNGHIGFIEPNDGLPVNVSKVTLHSASKAHPMVSGKNNIEFGISLGLQEIMSAKKVILMVTGEHKKEIFDKLLKSNVTTSLPASLVKIHPNAEIVYSEDVI, from the coding sequence ATGCAATTGGTTAAATTAACGACCCAGGAAGATGTTGCGGCCCATGTAGCACAACAGATTGCCGACACTATCGCGAGAAAAGAAGACGCTTCATTTATTCTTGCTTCAGGTGGAACACCGACTAAAGCATTTGATATGGTACCGTCAATGCTGTCCAGTCCTGCCAGCAAAGCAAAAATCATTAAGTTAGATGAATGGGTGGGTCTCAGTAATTCGGATAAAGACTCGTGTGAGCACTATTTAACTGAACATGTTGTTAAGCCATGGGGTATTCAACCAGAAAACTACATCGCGTTCGATGGCGGTGAATTACCGGAAACCGAAGTTGAACGTATTCAGGAAGTAATGGACTCCATGAAGAATCCTGACTTATGTATTATTGGTCTGGGTATGAACGGGCATATTGGTTTTATCGAACCTAACGACGGCTTGCCAGTAAACGTCAGTAAAGTTACGCTGCACTCGGCTTCAAAAGCACATCCTATGGTATCGGGTAAGAATAATATTGAATTTGGTATATCGTTAGGATTGCAGGAAATTATGTCAGCCAAAAAAGTCATTTTGATGGTGACTGGCGAGCATAAAAAGGAGATCTTTGACAAGTTACTTAAAAGTAACGTGACGACGTCCCTGCCAGCATCGCTGGTGAAAATACATCCTAATGCTGAAATCGTGTATTCCGAAGATGTAATTTGA
- a CDS encoding GntR family transcriptional regulator → MESKHLLPKYLQISELILEEIRGLQEGDKLTSELMLKEKYQCSRSTIRSAIAYLIERGYLVSKQGIGNIVTIPMLREEVEPELSFTQDVDKKGLKHKTIIEKVDFLKSAFVANIFGVAADECFAVISRRRYVNDSLAVLEDTYLLQSTFNLLNIEHVEQVGLYRALDDIGKSGEMSIKEKLTPIILNEEQCKIFEVNEPTPMMSVIRIGSNENGVFEYTVSITDSGILEFTRNMKRG, encoded by the coding sequence ATGGAATCTAAACATTTATTGCCGAAGTATCTGCAGATTTCTGAACTGATTTTAGAAGAGATTCGCGGTTTACAGGAAGGTGATAAATTAACGTCAGAATTGATGCTAAAAGAAAAATATCAATGCAGCCGCTCAACCATACGTAGCGCTATTGCTTACCTGATTGAGCGTGGCTACCTCGTCTCGAAACAGGGCATTGGTAATATTGTGACTATTCCGATGCTCCGTGAGGAGGTCGAACCTGAGTTGAGCTTTACTCAGGATGTGGATAAAAAAGGCCTGAAACATAAAACCATTATTGAGAAAGTTGATTTTCTAAAGTCTGCGTTTGTCGCAAATATTTTTGGTGTTGCCGCAGATGAATGTTTTGCAGTCATATCCCGTCGTCGTTATGTCAACGACTCTCTGGCTGTTCTTGAAGATACCTATCTTCTGCAATCAACATTTAACTTGCTTAATATTGAACATGTTGAACAGGTTGGCTTGTACCGGGCCCTTGATGATATCGGCAAGAGCGGCGAAATGAGCATTAAAGAAAAGCTCACGCCCATTATTCTCAATGAAGAGCAGTGCAAAATTTTTGAGGTGAATGAACCCACCCCCATGATGAGCGTTATTCGCATCGGTTCAAATGAGAATGGTGTATTTGAATACACCGTCTCAATCACTGATTCAGGCATTCTTGAATTTACACGAAATATGAAAAGAGGTTAA
- a CDS encoding PTS sugar transporter subunit IIA, with the protein MNVVVIISGHGEFSQGLQSLIKGVLGDVDNFYAVPYAYDMSSVVFMEQLECLVTSQEQNSAFLVLTDMKGGTPFNKSVELKLKGYDIEVLTGTNFNMVVAAIEARDDVDTMPELVEIVLEQGKESISAFVIEDTQISIEEEDDGI; encoded by the coding sequence ATGAACGTTGTAGTGATCATTAGCGGCCACGGAGAATTCTCTCAAGGGTTACAGAGTCTGATTAAAGGCGTACTGGGCGATGTAGACAATTTTTATGCCGTTCCCTATGCCTACGATATGTCTTCAGTCGTGTTCATGGAACAACTGGAATGTCTGGTGACATCTCAGGAACAGAACTCTGCATTTTTAGTTCTTACTGACATGAAGGGTGGTACCCCATTTAATAAGTCAGTAGAGTTAAAACTAAAAGGTTATGACATTGAGGTTCTAACCGGTACAAATTTCAATATGGTGGTGGCCGCTATCGAAGCTCGCGATGACGTCGATACCATGCCTGAACTGGTTGAAATAGTGTTAGAGCAGGGGAAAGAATCAATATCTGCGTTTGTTATAGAAGATACGCAGATATCCATTGAGGAAGAAGACGATGGAATCTAA
- a CDS encoding PTS system mannose/fructose/sorbose family transporter subunit IID: MSDFIDQTEAPELTKADLNKVCWRSMLLNTSFNYERMQAGGVIYSMLPALKKIHTNPDDLKKSLNLHSEFFNTNTFVPTFAFGLALAAERKKAAPDVIRSIKISAMAPMAGLGDSLLWATAIPIIAGIAASLASHGNVFAPFFYLISFFVIQFSIRFGLMHFAYKNGTKAFANIKTVSAQLSRTATILGMTVIGGLMASYISISTPLTLDAGDMVVKLQSDLLDAVMPNLLPALVAIAVFYAVKIKKVKPLVMIGAITALSIIGAAAGIV; the protein is encoded by the coding sequence ATGAGCGATTTTATCGACCAAACTGAAGCGCCTGAATTAACCAAAGCAGACTTAAATAAGGTGTGCTGGCGCTCAATGCTGTTGAATACCAGTTTTAACTACGAGCGTATGCAGGCAGGCGGTGTCATTTACTCAATGCTGCCCGCATTGAAGAAGATCCACACCAATCCTGACGATCTTAAAAAGTCGTTGAATTTGCACAGTGAGTTTTTCAACACCAACACCTTTGTGCCCACATTTGCTTTTGGCCTGGCGTTGGCCGCCGAACGTAAGAAAGCGGCGCCTGACGTTATCCGTAGCATTAAAATCAGCGCGATGGCGCCAATGGCAGGTTTAGGTGACTCGTTACTGTGGGCGACGGCGATCCCCATCATTGCCGGTATTGCCGCGAGTCTGGCAAGCCACGGTAACGTGTTCGCGCCGTTCTTTTATCTGATCAGCTTCTTCGTGATTCAGTTTTCGATCCGTTTTGGCCTGATGCACTTTGCCTACAAAAATGGCACAAAGGCCTTTGCCAACATCAAGACGGTTTCCGCACAGCTTTCACGTACCGCCACCATTCTTGGGATGACGGTGATAGGCGGCCTGATGGCATCCTATATTTCAATATCGACACCGCTAACGCTCGATGCCGGAGACATGGTGGTTAAACTGCAAAGCGATCTGCTTGATGCCGTGATGCCTAACTTACTGCCTGCGCTGGTCGCCATCGCAGTGTTCTACGCCGTTAAGATCAAAAAAGTCAAACCGCTGGTCATGATTGGCGCCATCACAGCACTTTCAATCATTGGCGCCGCTGCGGGGATTGTGTAA
- a CDS encoding PTS mannose/fructose/sorbose/N-acetylgalactosamine transporter subunit IIC, with translation MELTTVLLIALVAAFTGADSFAEQFQTYRPVVVGFLIGLVLGDVKTGLMVGAILELVFLGQTAAFGGAQPPNMVIGTVIGVTFTIVSGLDPKVSVALAVPFAILMQAIMTAFCTFLAVYMHKNDRYIETMNFSGFARTQWTGLSLAFILYFVVAFIPIYFGAEQASGFIKSLPEFVIHGLSVAGGILPAVGFAMLLKMMWQRQHILFLIAGFAAVSYLKMPILALAIFGGCFAAYDFFSNQHRQQTMTKTAPEAEEEGI, from the coding sequence ATGGAATTAACAACAGTTTTGCTCATTGCGCTTGTTGCCGCATTTACCGGTGCGGATTCGTTTGCTGAGCAGTTTCAAACCTATCGCCCGGTGGTGGTTGGCTTTTTGATTGGTCTGGTGCTGGGTGACGTCAAAACAGGTTTGATGGTCGGTGCGATTCTGGAATTGGTCTTTCTGGGTCAGACTGCGGCATTTGGCGGCGCCCAACCCCCTAACATGGTGATCGGTACCGTTATCGGCGTAACGTTCACGATTGTGAGCGGGCTCGATCCAAAGGTATCTGTTGCTCTGGCGGTGCCATTCGCCATCCTGATGCAGGCGATCATGACCGCATTTTGTACTTTCCTTGCGGTGTACATGCATAAAAACGATCGCTATATCGAAACCATGAATTTCTCTGGTTTTGCCCGTACTCAATGGACGGGTCTTAGCCTCGCCTTCATCTTGTACTTTGTTGTCGCTTTTATTCCGATTTACTTTGGCGCCGAACAAGCCTCCGGCTTCATCAAATCGTTACCTGAGTTTGTCATCCACGGTCTGAGCGTCGCAGGTGGGATCCTGCCTGCCGTTGGTTTCGCCATGCTGCTTAAAATGATGTGGCAACGCCAGCATATCCTGTTCCTGATTGCCGGTTTCGCCGCAGTGAGTTACCTGAAGATGCCGATCCTCGCGCTGGCTATCTTTGGGGGTTGTTTCGCCGCTTACGATTTCTTTTCTAATCAACATCGTCAGCAGACTATGACTAAAACGGCGCCAGAAGCCGAAGAAGAAGGGATCTAA
- a CDS encoding PTS system mannose/fructose/N-acetylgalactosamine-transporter subunit IIB, whose protein sequence is MVNIVHTRLDDRYIHGQVATGWIPHTQSNLVVICNDAVAEDEMRKQLISIAAPEGVGVRYFSVQKTIDVIHQASQKQHILLLADNPLDALKLVENGVPIKEINLGNRAYSTEHDIKVYKSYHVNLEEKAALDALVSKGINVYYALTPNDSKQVYKG, encoded by the coding sequence ATGGTGAATATCGTGCACACCCGCTTAGATGACCGCTACATTCACGGTCAGGTTGCGACGGGATGGATTCCGCATACACAGTCAAATCTGGTTGTTATCTGCAATGACGCTGTAGCCGAAGATGAAATGAGAAAACAGTTGATATCCATTGCCGCGCCAGAAGGGGTTGGGGTTCGCTATTTTTCAGTCCAAAAAACGATCGATGTCATTCACCAGGCATCACAGAAACAACACATTCTGCTGCTGGCTGATAACCCGCTGGATGCGTTAAAGCTTGTTGAAAACGGCGTGCCGATCAAAGAGATCAACCTGGGGAATCGCGCTTATTCCACCGAGCACGACATCAAAGTTTACAAGTCCTATCACGTAAACCTTGAAGAGAAAGCGGCCCTGGATGCGTTGGTCAGCAAGGGAATTAATGTGTACTACGCACTGACGCCTAATGACAGCAAACAAGTCTACAAAGGTTAA
- the tdcA gene encoding transcriptional regulator TdcA: MNTILLPKTQHLVVFQEVIRSGSIGSAAKELGLTQPAVSKIVSDVEAYFGVELVVRKNTGVTLTSAGQVLLSWSETITREMKNMVNEMNSMTCNTVVDVSFGFPSLIGFTFMSDMIHKFKEVFPKAQVSMYEAQLSSFLPAIRDGRLDFAIGTLSDEMKLQDLHVEPLFESEFVLVASKSRTCTGTTTLESLKNEQWVLPQTNMGYYSELLTTLQRNGINSENIVKTDSVVTIYNLVLNADFLTVIPCDMTTPFGSNQFITIPVEETLPVARYAAVWSKNYRIKKAASVLVELAKEYSSYNGCRRKQLIEIN; this comes from the coding sequence ATGAATACTATTCTTCTCCCTAAAACACAGCACTTAGTGGTCTTTCAGGAAGTCATTAGAAGCGGTTCTATCGGCTCGGCTGCAAAAGAATTAGGATTAACTCAGCCAGCGGTCAGCAAAATTGTCAGTGATGTTGAAGCCTATTTTGGTGTTGAGTTAGTCGTTCGTAAAAATACGGGCGTGACATTGACGAGTGCGGGTCAGGTATTGTTGTCCTGGTCCGAAACAATCACCCGTGAAATGAAAAACATGGTGAATGAGATGAACAGCATGACCTGCAATACGGTCGTCGACGTCTCGTTTGGTTTTCCTTCGCTGATTGGCTTTACTTTCATGTCAGACATGATTCACAAGTTTAAAGAGGTGTTCCCGAAAGCGCAGGTTTCTATGTACGAAGCGCAGCTTTCCTCTTTTCTACCTGCGATTCGTGATGGCCGACTGGACTTCGCTATCGGTACGCTGAGTGATGAGATGAAACTGCAAGATCTGCATGTGGAGCCGCTCTTTGAATCCGAGTTTGTGTTGGTTGCCAGCAAGTCCCGAACATGCACCGGCACCACTACGCTGGAATCGTTGAAGAACGAACAGTGGGTGTTGCCGCAAACGAATATGGGCTACTACAGCGAACTCCTCACCACGTTACAAAGAAATGGCATCAACAGCGAAAACATCGTTAAAACAGACTCTGTTGTCACCATTTATAATCTTGTTCTCAATGCTGATTTTCTGACCGTCATTCCCTGCGATATGACCACACCTTTTGGTTCAAATCAGTTTATTACTATTCCTGTTGAGGAGACTTTACCGGTTGCGCGTTATGCCGCGGTATGGTCTAAGAATTATCGAATTAAAAAGGCAGCATCGGTTTTGGTTGAATTAGCCAAAGAATATTCATCATATAATGGTTGCAGACGAAAGCAATTAATCGAAATTAACTGA